In Mycobacterium gallinarum, a single window of DNA contains:
- a CDS encoding cutinase family protein, with translation MKSRPLAISPCVFHLAAASLLAALLVITPAAFPSTTSPLIPVAAAQCPDVEVVFARGRQEPPGVGAVGDVFVNALRSKTPLSVGVYGVNYVADTDAAAGATDIRMRVQSMAKTCPNTRMVLGGYSLGATAADLMTRANRLSSSERQHVAAVVMFGNGGKRLGPAPAYADRTIDQCADGDPICGRGFNWDSHLQPSYIGSGLIDQAASYVAGRL, from the coding sequence ATGAAGTCCAGGCCTCTTGCGATTAGTCCATGCGTTTTTCACCTGGCGGCCGCCTCATTGCTCGCCGCGCTCCTCGTCATTACCCCAGCAGCATTTCCCTCAACGACGTCGCCGCTGATCCCGGTGGCGGCCGCGCAGTGCCCCGATGTCGAGGTGGTCTTCGCTCGCGGCCGCCAGGAACCACCCGGCGTCGGCGCGGTCGGTGACGTTTTCGTGAATGCGTTGCGCTCCAAGACGCCTTTGTCGGTCGGGGTGTACGGAGTCAACTACGTCGCCGACACAGACGCCGCGGCCGGCGCCACAGATATCCGCATGCGCGTTCAATCGATGGCGAAAACCTGTCCGAATACCCGCATGGTGCTTGGCGGCTACTCGCTCGGTGCGACGGCGGCCGACCTCATGACGAGGGCGAACCGACTGTCGTCGAGTGAAAGACAGCACGTCGCAGCGGTCGTGATGTTCGGCAATGGCGGCAAGCGGCTCGGTCCGGCCCCCGCCTATGCCGACAGGACGATAGACCAGTGCGCGGACGGCGACCCCATCTGCGGGCGCGGTTTCAATTGGGATTCGCACCTACAGCCGTCATACATCGGTTCCGGGCTGATTGATCAAGCCGCGTCCTACGTCGCGGGCAGGCTTTAG
- a CDS encoding helix-turn-helix transcriptional regulator — protein sequence MRCGEVADAVFRGEDSREGNLVSSAIRKTEWTSVVALVADLAAAPSGLFVEGEAGIGKTTLYRDAIELAHAQGFHVLAAHGSPGEVNFAFAALADLLADVDADVFADLPPVQHAALDRILLRGSAAPVVPDERAAAAALYSVVQRLEERAPVLIAVDDVQWLDTPSSVAIRFVARRLKGSIGILATARTGDSECPDSSSWLQMRRPDAVRRMRMAPLPRSGVDALMARRQGRAFTRAQLVRIYEISGGNPFYALELARALDDGRGLDAQLPETLAAMVETHLKGLDQEAAMLLLAAACSPKPTVALVSEATDVDEHRVVEVLESPAVARIVSIVGNSIHFSHPLLASGVYTGAEPGERREMHRRLADIVEPPELKARHLASASVSGDPATLEALDAAAATTRDQGAPTAAAELIELAIALGGDNPIRRIMAARNHFEAGSIAVARRHLEGVPESLPAGVMRGAAVMLRGAIDGYDGSFTAAVDALTEGLGEAVDSPPLRLQALTLLAPAIGVAGKCEESLSYAREAVELADQLSDPALRSQARAMWVNLLFLYGQGLDDRALSEAIELQGDSHPAHVHTRADAIKALTDAGLGRLDSARRHMRALKQQAADRGNEIDALWIDTHATTISIWLGDYQDAAMTADDVAQRAEQIGGHSAQLFALTCRAAVAAHTGHVDDARLAATRAIALAHETGGHFLAGPPTVTLGFLHVSTGDYASALDSLQPLLATFDREHGTEMVGGAYLPDAIEALAGMGRLDEARPLIDALEENGRRLSRPWMLFTAARGRSQLQAASGDLDAAESSARTALDHHRELPMPFEQARTQLILGQMQRRRRRKQAAQATVEAALCTFEQIGAPLWAQRARAELSRLRGKRSGGIGLTPAEERVALRAAEGMTNREIAAQLFLSPKTVEMNLSNIYRKLGIRSRAQLHLRLTDLNIGEDPDSRGA from the coding sequence ATGCGGTGCGGGGAGGTCGCCGACGCTGTGTTTCGGGGTGAGGATTCGCGCGAGGGCAACCTCGTGAGCTCGGCTATTCGCAAAACGGAGTGGACGTCTGTCGTGGCATTGGTGGCCGATCTGGCCGCTGCTCCGAGTGGACTCTTCGTGGAAGGCGAAGCCGGTATCGGCAAGACGACCCTGTACCGCGACGCGATCGAACTTGCCCACGCGCAGGGATTCCACGTGCTTGCGGCACATGGCTCACCGGGCGAGGTGAACTTCGCGTTTGCGGCGTTAGCGGACCTGCTGGCCGATGTCGATGCCGATGTGTTCGCCGACCTGCCCCCCGTGCAACATGCGGCGTTGGATCGAATCTTGCTGCGCGGCAGCGCTGCTCCCGTCGTCCCCGACGAACGGGCGGCAGCGGCGGCTCTATATTCGGTGGTGCAGCGGCTCGAGGAGCGTGCGCCGGTGTTGATCGCCGTCGACGACGTGCAGTGGCTGGACACGCCGAGCAGCGTCGCCATCCGCTTCGTCGCGCGGCGGCTGAAGGGGTCGATCGGCATCCTTGCCACCGCGCGCACAGGAGACTCCGAATGTCCCGATTCGTCTTCGTGGCTACAGATGCGACGTCCGGATGCCGTCCGCCGGATGCGGATGGCGCCGCTGCCCCGCAGCGGCGTCGATGCCTTGATGGCGCGGCGCCAGGGACGTGCCTTTACGCGCGCCCAGTTGGTACGCATCTACGAGATATCCGGAGGTAACCCGTTTTACGCGCTTGAACTCGCGCGAGCTCTTGATGACGGACGAGGACTCGATGCTCAATTGCCGGAGACGTTGGCCGCGATGGTTGAGACGCACCTGAAGGGTCTGGATCAGGAAGCCGCGATGCTCCTACTGGCCGCCGCCTGCTCGCCTAAGCCAACCGTCGCGCTGGTATCCGAGGCCACGGACGTCGACGAACATCGCGTGGTCGAGGTGCTGGAAAGCCCTGCCGTGGCGCGCATTGTCTCGATCGTCGGCAACAGCATCCACTTCTCGCATCCGCTTCTGGCCAGCGGCGTGTACACCGGCGCGGAGCCGGGCGAACGCCGCGAGATGCATCGTCGTCTGGCCGACATCGTGGAGCCGCCGGAACTCAAAGCGCGCCACCTGGCATCGGCGTCGGTCAGCGGTGACCCGGCGACTCTGGAAGCCCTCGATGCCGCGGCCGCCACGACGCGCGACCAGGGTGCCCCGACCGCGGCGGCGGAACTGATCGAACTGGCCATCGCTCTCGGCGGTGACAACCCGATACGTCGAATCATGGCTGCGCGCAATCATTTTGAAGCCGGTTCCATTGCGGTGGCGCGCCGTCACCTAGAAGGAGTTCCCGAAAGCTTGCCGGCCGGCGTCATGCGCGGAGCGGCGGTCATGCTGCGCGGCGCCATCGACGGCTACGACGGTTCGTTCACCGCGGCGGTCGACGCGCTGACCGAAGGTCTGGGCGAGGCCGTCGACAGTCCGCCGCTGCGACTGCAGGCGTTGACGCTGCTCGCACCGGCCATCGGCGTCGCCGGAAAGTGCGAAGAATCACTGTCGTACGCGCGCGAAGCTGTTGAACTCGCCGATCAACTGTCCGACCCCGCACTGCGAAGTCAAGCGCGCGCGATGTGGGTCAATCTGCTGTTCCTGTACGGGCAGGGCCTGGACGATCGTGCGCTGTCCGAAGCCATCGAGCTGCAGGGTGACTCCCATCCCGCCCATGTTCACACGAGGGCGGACGCGATCAAAGCCCTGACAGACGCAGGACTCGGGCGTCTCGACTCGGCGCGGCGTCATATGCGGGCTCTCAAACAGCAAGCGGCCGACCGCGGCAACGAGATCGACGCACTATGGATAGACACTCACGCGACGACCATCAGCATCTGGCTGGGCGACTATCAGGACGCGGCCATGACTGCCGACGACGTCGCCCAGCGCGCCGAGCAAATCGGCGGTCACAGCGCACAACTGTTCGCGTTGACGTGTCGTGCTGCGGTCGCCGCCCACACGGGACACGTCGATGACGCGCGTCTAGCGGCAACCAGAGCGATCGCCCTGGCACACGAAACCGGCGGACATTTTCTGGCCGGACCGCCCACGGTCACTCTCGGCTTCCTCCACGTTTCGACCGGCGACTACGCCTCGGCACTGGACAGTCTGCAACCGCTACTGGCCACATTCGATCGCGAACACGGCACCGAAATGGTGGGCGGCGCCTACCTTCCCGATGCCATCGAAGCGCTCGCCGGGATGGGCCGCCTGGATGAAGCGCGGCCTTTGATCGACGCGCTCGAAGAAAATGGTCGTCGGCTCAGTCGGCCGTGGATGCTCTTCACCGCCGCGCGTGGACGCAGCCAGTTGCAAGCGGCAAGCGGCGATCTGGACGCGGCGGAATCGTCCGCCCGAACCGCGCTGGACCATCACCGAGAGCTGCCGATGCCGTTCGAACAGGCCCGCACTCAGCTGATACTCGGCCAGATGCAGCGACGCCGACGTCGCAAGCAGGCGGCACAGGCCACCGTGGAAGCCGCGCTGTGCACGTTCGAACAGATCGGTGCACCACTCTGGGCGCAACGCGCACGCGCCGAACTATCCCGACTCAGGGGCAAACGGTCGGGAGGGATCGGCCTCACGCCGGCCGAGGAACGCGTTGCCCTCCGTGCCGCCGAAGGTATGACGAACCGCGAAATCGCGGCACAACTATTCCTGTCTCCCAAGACCGTCGAAATGAACCTCAGCAACATCTATCGCAAGCTCGGAATCCGATCCCGGGCCCAGCTCCATCTGCGCCTGACTGACCTCAATATCGGTGAAGACCCCGATTCGCGAGGCGCGTGA
- a CDS encoding NAD(P)-dependent alcohol dehydrogenase has product MTTVSAYAATSATAPLTETTITRRDVGPHDVAFDIHFAGICHSDIHTVKAEWGEPNYPVVPGHEIAGVVTEVGPEVTKFKVGDRVGVGCFVDSCRECAQCQAGQEQYCTNPGMIGTYNAIGRDGEPTQGGYSGAIVVDENYALHIPDSLPLDAAAPLLCAGITLYSPLRHWNAGPGKSVAVIGLGGLGHMGVKLAHAMGAKVTVLSQSLKKMEDGLRLGADEYYATSDPATFETLAGSFDLILNTVSANLDLDAYLELLRLDGTLVELGMPERPMSVTAPSLVFGRRSLAGSLIGGIAETQEMLNFCAEHDVRPEIEVITPDYINEAYQRVLASDVRYRFVIDTESLRG; this is encoded by the coding sequence ATGACCACTGTTTCCGCATACGCCGCCACGTCGGCCACCGCGCCGCTGACCGAGACCACCATCACGCGCCGCGATGTCGGGCCGCACGACGTGGCATTCGACATCCATTTCGCCGGCATCTGTCACTCCGACATCCACACCGTGAAAGCCGAGTGGGGCGAGCCGAACTATCCGGTGGTACCCGGCCATGAGATCGCCGGGGTCGTGACCGAGGTCGGTCCGGAAGTGACCAAGTTCAAGGTGGGCGATCGGGTCGGCGTCGGCTGCTTCGTCGACAGCTGCCGGGAGTGCGCCCAGTGCCAGGCCGGCCAGGAGCAGTACTGCACCAACCCCGGGATGATCGGCACCTACAACGCCATCGGCCGTGACGGTGAGCCGACGCAGGGCGGGTACAGCGGCGCGATCGTCGTCGACGAGAACTACGCGCTGCACATCCCCGACAGCTTGCCGCTGGACGCTGCCGCGCCCCTGCTGTGCGCGGGCATCACGCTGTATTCGCCGCTGCGCCACTGGAATGCGGGCCCCGGCAAGAGCGTGGCCGTGATCGGCCTCGGCGGCCTGGGCCACATGGGTGTCAAGCTCGCGCATGCGATGGGCGCGAAGGTGACGGTGCTGAGCCAGTCGCTGAAGAAGATGGAGGACGGACTGCGTCTAGGTGCCGACGAGTACTACGCCACCTCCGATCCGGCGACGTTCGAGACGCTTGCCGGCTCGTTCGACCTCATCTTGAACACTGTCTCGGCGAACCTGGATCTCGACGCGTATCTGGAGTTGCTGAGGCTCGACGGCACGCTGGTCGAGCTCGGGATGCCCGAACGTCCCATGAGCGTGACCGCTCCGTCGCTGGTCTTCGGTCGGCGCAGCCTGGCCGGATCGCTGATCGGCGGTATCGCCGAGACGCAGGAGATGCTGAATTTCTGCGCCGAGCATGACGTGCGACCCGAAATCGAGGTCATCACACCGGATTACATCAACGAGGCGTACCAGCGGGTGCTGGCCAGCGATGTGCGCTACCGGTTCGTGATCGATACGGAGTCGCTGCGAGGCTAG
- a CDS encoding YciI family protein, translated as MFHILRSTYLQSPDVVNETRPAHLEWLKGEVAAGRIVLAGRLEDESGAILITGDLSAEEAQSIVDHDPYTAAEVARYEQLAFNGAFRAPGL; from the coding sequence ATGTTCCACATCTTGAGGTCCACCTATCTGCAATCGCCCGACGTCGTCAACGAGACCAGGCCGGCCCATCTTGAGTGGCTGAAGGGCGAGGTCGCCGCCGGCCGCATAGTGCTGGCGGGGCGCCTGGAGGACGAGTCCGGGGCAATCCTGATCACGGGGGACCTCAGCGCCGAGGAGGCGCAGTCCATCGTCGACCACGATCCCTACACGGCCGCCGAGGTGGCTCGGTATGAGCAACTGGCGTTCAACGGGGCCTTCCGCGCGCCAGGTCTTTAG
- a CDS encoding iron-siderophore ABC transporter substrate-binding protein, whose protein sequence is MLISRPRAGLVAARSLGSAAIAAAFTITLASGCGSLGGDAAPTPGQQSVVTSTTKIASAGVLGNQRRPDESCAPEPTPVDPGPPDRRVRHAAGETEVRADPQRIVVLSGDQLDTLCALGLQTRIVAAAFPDGSNSQPSYLGRVIHDVPGAGTRSAPDIDAIKAANPDLILGSQALTPDDFGELSAIAPTVFSGPPGGAWQDNMRTVGEATGRLDAVNGMIDGFERAADKTGTENDATHFQASVVQFTETTARVYGTDNFPGSVLGAVGVDRPAAQRFKDKPFIEIGITDTDLDNSPDFSAADGDIVYLSFDSPAAKDRAPRVMESDAWRELSANRDNRIFAVNNEVWQTGEGIVAARGILADLPWINAPIN, encoded by the coding sequence GTGCTGATCAGCAGACCCCGCGCCGGCCTCGTGGCTGCTCGATCGTTGGGGTCGGCGGCGATCGCGGCCGCGTTCACGATCACCCTTGCCAGCGGTTGCGGATCGCTGGGCGGAGACGCCGCCCCCACCCCCGGCCAGCAGTCCGTCGTCACGAGCACCACGAAGATCGCCAGCGCGGGTGTACTCGGCAATCAGCGCAGGCCAGACGAATCTTGCGCACCCGAGCCCACCCCCGTCGACCCTGGGCCCCCGGACCGCCGGGTCCGCCATGCGGCGGGTGAAACCGAGGTGCGGGCGGATCCGCAGCGCATCGTGGTGCTCTCCGGCGACCAGCTCGACACGTTGTGCGCGCTGGGTCTGCAGACGCGCATCGTGGCAGCCGCGTTTCCCGACGGCTCCAACAGCCAACCGTCGTATCTGGGCCGAGTCATCCACGACGTGCCCGGGGCGGGCACTCGCAGCGCGCCCGATATCGATGCGATCAAGGCCGCAAACCCCGACCTGATCCTCGGCTCGCAGGCGCTGACGCCCGACGATTTCGGTGAGCTGTCGGCGATCGCCCCCACGGTGTTCAGCGGTCCGCCCGGCGGTGCGTGGCAGGACAACATGCGGACGGTCGGCGAAGCGACCGGTCGCCTCGACGCGGTCAACGGGATGATCGACGGCTTCGAGCGGGCAGCCGACAAGACCGGCACCGAGAACGACGCCACCCATTTCCAGGCGTCGGTCGTCCAGTTCACCGAGACGACGGCGCGGGTGTACGGCACGGACAACTTCCCGGGCAGTGTGCTGGGCGCCGTCGGCGTCGATCGTCCTGCGGCACAACGGTTCAAAGACAAACCGTTCATCGAGATCGGCATCACCGACACCGATCTGGACAACTCGCCCGACTTCTCGGCTGCCGACGGCGATATCGTCTACCTTTCGTTCGACTCCCCCGCCGCCAAAGACCGCGCACCCCGCGTGATGGAGAGCGATGCGTGGCGCGAGCTATCGGCCAATCGCGACAACCGGATCTTCGCGGTCAACAACGAGGTTTGGCAGACCGGCGAAGGCATTGTCGCCGCGCGCGGAATCCTCGCGGACCTTCCGTGGATCAACGCCCCGATCAATTAG
- the ctaD gene encoding aa3-type cytochrome oxidase subunit I encodes MVAEAPPIGELEARRPFPARMGPKGNLVYKLITTTDHKLIGIMYCVACFIFFFIGGLMALFMRTELAMPGLQFLSNEQYNQLFTMHGTVMLLFYATPIVFGFANLVLPLQIGAPDVAFPRLNAFSFWLFLFGALIAIAGFITPGGAADFGWTAYSPLTDAIHSPGAGGDLWIMGLAVGGLGTILGGVNMITTVVCMRAPGMTMFRMPIFTWNILVTSILVLIAFPILTAALFGLAADRHLGAHVYDPANGGVLLWQHLFWFFGHPEVYIIALPFFGIVTEIFPVFSRKPVFGYTTLIYATLSIAALSVAVWAHHMYATGAVLLPFFSFMTFLIAVPTGIKFFNWIGTMWKGQLTFETPMLFSVGFLVTFLLGGLSGVLLASPPLDFHVTDSYFVVAHFHYVLFGTIVFATYAGIYFWFPKMTGRLLDERLGKLHFWLTFIGFHVTFLVQHWVGDEGMPRRYADYLPSDGFTTLNIVSTIGSFILGISTIPFVWNVFKSWRYGEPVTVDDPWGYGNSLEWATSCPPPRHNFTELPRIRSERPAFELHYPHMVDRMRAEAHVGRAHGPDDGDVTRLDHENVRT; translated from the coding sequence TTGGTAGCCGAAGCGCCCCCAATAGGAGAACTCGAGGCTCGTCGTCCGTTCCCGGCTCGGATGGGCCCCAAGGGCAACCTGGTCTACAAGCTGATCACCACCACCGATCACAAGCTGATCGGCATCATGTACTGCGTCGCCTGCTTCATCTTCTTCTTCATCGGCGGGCTGATGGCGCTGTTCATGCGCACCGAGCTGGCGATGCCCGGGCTGCAGTTCCTGTCCAACGAGCAGTACAACCAGTTGTTCACCATGCACGGCACGGTGATGCTGCTGTTCTACGCCACCCCGATCGTGTTCGGGTTCGCGAACCTGGTGCTGCCGCTGCAGATCGGCGCACCCGACGTGGCGTTCCCGCGTCTGAACGCTTTCTCGTTCTGGCTGTTCCTGTTCGGCGCGCTGATCGCGATCGCCGGCTTCATCACCCCGGGTGGTGCCGCCGATTTCGGTTGGACCGCCTACTCGCCGCTGACCGACGCGATCCACTCGCCAGGCGCGGGCGGGGACCTGTGGATCATGGGCCTGGCCGTCGGTGGTCTCGGAACCATCCTCGGTGGCGTCAACATGATCACCACCGTGGTCTGCATGCGCGCGCCGGGCATGACCATGTTCCGGATGCCGATCTTCACCTGGAACATCCTGGTGACGTCGATCCTCGTGCTGATCGCGTTCCCGATCCTGACCGCCGCGCTGTTCGGTCTCGCCGCCGACCGCCATCTCGGTGCCCACGTCTACGACCCGGCCAATGGCGGAGTGTTGTTGTGGCAGCACCTGTTCTGGTTCTTCGGGCATCCCGAGGTGTACATCATCGCGCTACCGTTCTTCGGCATCGTGACCGAGATCTTCCCGGTCTTCAGCCGCAAACCGGTGTTCGGTTACACCACCCTGATCTACGCGACGTTGTCGATCGCGGCGCTGTCCGTGGCGGTGTGGGCGCACCACATGTACGCGACGGGTGCCGTACTTCTTCCGTTCTTCAGCTTCATGACGTTCCTCATCGCCGTGCCGACCGGTATCAAGTTCTTCAACTGGATAGGCACGATGTGGAAAGGCCAGTTGACATTCGAAACACCGATGCTGTTCTCGGTGGGCTTCCTCGTCACCTTCCTCCTGGGTGGTCTGTCGGGCGTGCTGCTGGCCAGCCCGCCGCTGGACTTCCACGTCACCGACTCCTACTTCGTCGTCGCGCACTTCCACTACGTGCTCTTCGGCACGATCGTGTTCGCGACCTACGCGGGCATCTACTTCTGGTTCCCGAAGATGACGGGCCGACTGCTCGATGAGCGGTTGGGCAAGCTGCACTTCTGGCTGACCTTCATCGGGTTCCACGTGACGTTCCTGGTCCAGCACTGGGTGGGTGACGAGGGCATGCCGCGCCGCTACGCCGACTACCTACCGTCGGACGGCTTCACCACGCTCAACATCGTCTCCACGATCGGTTCGTTCATCCTCGGCATCTCGACGATTCCGTTCGTGTGGAACGTGTTCAAGAGCTGGCGCTACGGCGAGCCGGTCACGGTCGATGATCCGTGGGGTTACGGAAACTCGCTGGAGTGGGCCACCAGCTGCCCGCCGCCGCGCCATAACTTCACCGAGCTTCCCCGGATCCGTTCGGAGCGGCCCGCTTTCGAGCTGCACTACCCCCACATGGTGGATAGGATGCGCGCCGAGGCGCACGTGGGTCGCGCTCACGGGCCGGACGACGGCGACGTGACGCGGCTGGATCACGAAAACGTTCGCACCTGA
- the serB gene encoding phosphoserine phosphatase SerB, whose amino-acid sequence MPKVSVLITITGPDQPGVTSALFEVLSRHKVELLNVEQVVIRSRLTLGVLVAGPDEVAGGAALHDEVRSAVQGFGLDVTIERSDGLPVLREPSTHTIVVLGRPISAEAFGVVAREVAALGVNIDFIRGVSDYPVTGLELRVSVPAGSAYEQLQAAMARVAVNEGVDIALEDYSLSRRAKRLIVFDVDSTLIQGEVIEMLADRVGAHAAVAEITEAAMRGELDFTESLNRRVATLAGLPANVLEEVGEQIELTPGARTTLRTLRRLGFHCGIVSGGFRQVIEPLAHELEMDFVAANELEIVDGKLTGRVVGQIIDRPGKAKALRDFAHQAGVPMEQTVAVGDGANDIDMLTAAGLGVAFNAKPALREVADASISHPYLDTVLFILGITRGEIEAADARDGLIRRVDIPD is encoded by the coding sequence ATGCCGAAGGTCTCGGTGTTGATCACCATCACCGGACCCGATCAACCAGGCGTGACTTCGGCGCTTTTCGAGGTGCTGTCGCGGCACAAGGTCGAGCTTCTCAACGTCGAACAGGTCGTCATTCGCTCTCGACTGACGCTGGGCGTGCTGGTGGCGGGTCCTGACGAAGTCGCCGGTGGCGCCGCGCTGCACGACGAGGTGCGCTCAGCGGTCCAGGGCTTCGGGTTGGATGTCACGATCGAGCGCAGCGATGGCCTACCCGTGCTGCGGGAACCATCCACCCACACCATCGTCGTGCTCGGTCGTCCGATCAGCGCCGAGGCCTTCGGCGTCGTCGCCCGTGAAGTCGCGGCGTTGGGCGTCAACATCGACTTCATCCGCGGCGTCTCCGACTACCCGGTGACCGGTTTGGAGTTGCGGGTGTCGGTGCCGGCGGGCAGCGCGTACGAGCAATTGCAGGCCGCGATGGCGCGGGTCGCGGTCAACGAGGGTGTCGACATCGCGCTCGAGGACTACAGCCTTTCGCGACGGGCCAAGCGGCTAATCGTCTTTGATGTCGACTCGACGTTGATCCAGGGTGAGGTCATCGAGATGCTGGCCGACCGGGTCGGCGCGCACGCGGCGGTCGCCGAAATCACCGAGGCGGCCATGCGAGGCGAGTTGGACTTCACCGAGTCGTTGAACCGTCGAGTCGCCACGTTGGCCGGCCTACCCGCCAACGTGCTGGAGGAGGTCGGCGAGCAGATCGAGCTGACGCCGGGTGCGCGGACGACGCTGCGGACGTTGCGGCGCTTGGGCTTTCACTGCGGAATCGTGTCCGGTGGTTTCCGTCAGGTCATCGAACCGCTGGCGCACGAGCTCGAGATGGATTTCGTCGCGGCCAACGAGCTCGAGATCGTCGACGGGAAGCTGACCGGTCGGGTCGTGGGGCAGATCATCGACCGGCCAGGAAAAGCCAAGGCGCTGCGCGACTTCGCCCACCAGGCCGGGGTGCCGATGGAGCAGACGGTGGCGGTCGGTGACGGGGCCAATGACATCGACATGCTCACCGCCGCCGGCCTGGGGGTGGCGTTCAACGCGAAACCGGCGCTGCGCGAAGTCGCCGACGCGTCGATCAGCCACCCATACCTGGACACCGTGCTGTTCATCCTGGGCATCACCCGCGGGGAGATCGAGGCCGCCGACGCACGCGACGGCCTCATCCGACGCGTCGACATCCCCGACTGA
- a CDS encoding PLP-dependent aminotransferase family protein — MTVEMAARALDVDLLARELGNWRTSSQSGPAYQGLADAIRLLIIDGRVPVGARLPSERTLADVLRVSRTTVTAAFTQLREDGYLNARRGARSTTALPVAPSVRNEGMPTALSLAAAALSAPAAAVMEAFVDATRDVTPYLHEPGHELVGVSALRQAIAERYCERGLPTDPEEVLVTTGALHAISLILTTYVQPGDRVLVEQPTYHGALSAITTAGARPVPVAMTESGWELDAVQAAVHQLAPNLAYFIPDNQNPTGLTMPVEDRKRLARIIAETRTRTVIDETILDMWLDEPMPTPMAAFMTTRRDLVMTVGSMSKSFWGGLRVGWIRAERATIATIAALRPSIDMGTPVLEQFAAARLLGSRDEILPERREILRTRRALLQSLLSRHLPDWEPGTGVGGMSLWVRLPAPMSTALSAAASRLGLDLPAGPRFGVDGTLERFVRIPYALPEEQLAEAIELLARAWHSITGSATPEPTTVVV, encoded by the coding sequence ATGACCGTAGAAATGGCCGCCAGAGCGCTCGATGTGGACCTCTTGGCCCGCGAATTGGGGAATTGGCGTACGTCCAGTCAAAGTGGACCTGCCTACCAGGGACTGGCCGACGCTATCCGGTTGCTGATCATCGACGGTCGGGTACCGGTCGGCGCACGACTGCCCAGCGAGCGCACGCTCGCCGATGTGCTGCGGGTCTCGCGCACGACGGTCACCGCCGCCTTCACGCAACTTCGCGAGGACGGCTATCTCAACGCTCGGCGAGGGGCCAGGAGCACGACGGCACTGCCGGTCGCGCCCTCGGTCAGGAACGAAGGCATGCCGACCGCGCTGAGTCTTGCCGCGGCCGCGCTGTCCGCCCCCGCCGCCGCCGTCATGGAGGCGTTCGTCGACGCCACCCGCGACGTCACGCCGTACCTGCACGAACCGGGACATGAACTCGTCGGAGTGAGCGCGCTGCGTCAGGCGATCGCTGAAAGATATTGCGAGCGTGGCCTTCCCACCGATCCCGAAGAGGTGCTGGTGACGACGGGGGCGCTGCACGCGATCTCGTTGATCCTGACGACGTACGTGCAGCCGGGCGACCGCGTGCTGGTCGAGCAGCCCACCTATCACGGCGCACTGTCCGCCATCACGACCGCAGGGGCGCGACCGGTCCCGGTTGCGATGACCGAGTCCGGCTGGGAGCTCGACGCCGTGCAGGCGGCGGTCCACCAGCTCGCCCCGAATCTGGCGTACTTCATCCCGGACAACCAGAACCCCACTGGGCTCACCATGCCCGTGGAGGACCGGAAACGCTTGGCCCGCATCATCGCCGAGACACGCACCCGCACGGTCATCGACGAGACGATCCTCGACATGTGGCTGGACGAGCCGATGCCGACTCCCATGGCGGCATTCATGACGACGCGACGCGACCTGGTCATGACCGTCGGCTCGATGTCGAAGTCGTTCTGGGGAGGATTGCGCGTCGGCTGGATCCGCGCCGAGCGCGCCACCATCGCGACGATCGCTGCGTTGCGGCCGTCGATCGACATGGGTACTCCGGTGCTCGAACAGTTCGCCGCGGCAAGGCTTCTCGGCTCCCGCGACGAGATCCTGCCTGAGCGCCGCGAGATCCTGCGGACCCGTCGCGCCCTGCTGCAGTCGCTGCTGAGTCGTCACCTGCCCGACTGGGAGCCCGGCACAGGCGTCGGCGGTATGTCGCTGTGGGTGCGTCTGCCCGCGCCGATGAGCACCGCGCTTTCGGCGGCCGCCTCGCGGCTGGGCCTCGACCTGCCCGCGGGGCCGCGCTTCGGGGTCGACGGGACGCTGGAACGATTCGTGCGCATCCCATACGCGCTGCCCGAGGAGCAGCTCGCCGAAGCCATCGAACTGCTGGCCCGTGCGTGGCACAGCATCACGGGGTCGGCAACACCGGAGCCGACGACCGTCGTCGTCTAG